In Onthophagus taurus isolate NC chromosome 6, IU_Otau_3.0, whole genome shotgun sequence, a genomic segment contains:
- the LOC111414715 gene encoding tectonin beta-propeller repeat-containing protein isoform X3, producing MPTSLLFGINNEGRVHTLSTSGSMWRELTYVGQEFKKLSAVPHFLWALGGDHQIYVYVHGLDVPIKVREESYENERWIPIEGFSSRLLPTDRYHFSNIDGTIDRSTDKIRLPSMAWQWEGEWQLELTLDGQPLDHNGWMYAVDFPANYYPKKQWKSCVRRRLWVRTRRYAAMNSWCAIAPLHKDATAEPFIDISIGGQFVAGAEIGTMLVWSVTSHNRVMFRTGVTTRSPEGAKWTCVSVPPGCEVCQLSVGPTGLVWAALLDGRALVRIGVTRECLSGNVWVETRGPSDGLRIMQISVGVCCVWAVTHDKQVWFRKGVKADGAVISEENAVGCGWVEMVGKMSSVSVAANDQVLAVGADDRAVYFRTGITGGDLTGKKWKSLHAPLQVSRASSNASLNRDRLSNSTKSTSSLNRPHSLCDTTLGDITDQSHSAPTSLPVGDMSNKFETQLKNPRAWSPVRSVGSIVGTEVHPESDESLFSDKADSCIFAEDEELGWAEYEAPWSFVAAGACTLDLNQLPNWFAEQGNAQHAELEQPWRLKILEDLRLRLDPDDQRFNDYPLAVDTSSWVHTGEARVNLNGNTFVDCVVQLEWVHTSGTLTILNSDGATTMHQFSLNEITCVQSCSEPGCPRLSIHTPNLTIPIVRLQFGTDAQMEELQAHFTTVCSEVHLTRGKASSLSVWAVTTLGDIFVYDAKDTIIQHGSYELDYELTGKQLPLEIPLHTSCVPETVIIINGCLQDDITRFAINLDAYPSFRSKHKNYTELENCCLHFNPRFENGNPTVVRNSMIDGKWGEEERVGITPFMPGQEFELKIEVNVEDYVIYVDGERFCGYRHRLPVGSCTSISFWGQITLEKMKISTPKPIVNLKDIYWRQFGGHLRRVETCKAGVTWGIGYDHTCWVYNGGFGGNFAGTLNSNNLRAMADTQDYRVYENQRWNPVTGYTSAGLPTDRYMWSDVTGKQRRTKDQVKLLSVHWQWVSDWLVDFHVPGGADKEGWQYAVDFPASYHAHKHFTDYVRRRRWYRRCAIGTTGPWQDLGHTKLLDVSFCTVHEGLITVWALATGGQAMIRTEVSISNPTGNKWEHVNSDKSLTSISCGPFNNVWATASNGSVFVRHGITMDLIQGVKWICIEPPPGNPLKEISVNQIGVWAVSDKGKLYVRKDISYSWPEGSVWHCIEVDPLISGSTPLSTKFKHVSVAVDEVWATTDGGLVLRRLGICEQNCIGTGWDIGINGNFQQISVRALT from the exons ATGCCTACTTCTTTACTTTTTGGGATAAATAATGAGGGAAGAGTCCATACATTATCTACATCGGGGTCTATGTGGAGGGAGTTAACTTACGTAGGTCaggaatttaaaaagttatctGCAGTACCCCATTTTTTATGGGCACTTGGTGGTGATCATCAAATATATGTTTATGTTCATGGTTTGGATGTCCCTATTAAAGTTAGAgaagaaagttatgaaaatGAA AGATGGATCCCCATCGAAGGTTTTTCATCAAGACTTCTCCCCACTGATCGTTACCACTTTTCCAACATTGATGGTACAATTGATCGATCAACTGATAAAATTAGATTACCATCAATGGCATGGCAGTGGGAAGGCGAATGGCAACTAGAACTTACTTTGGACGGTCAGCCTTTAGATCACAATGGATGGATGTATGCCGTTGATTTTCCTGCTAATTATTACCCAAAAAAACAATGGAAATCTTGTGTTAGAAGAAGATTGTGGGTGAGAACACGTCGATATGCTGCTATGAATTCATGGTGTGCCATTGCTCCTTTACATAAAGATGCTACAGca gaaccttttattgatatttcaaTTGGAGGACAATTTGTAGCAGGAGCTGAAATAGGAACTATGCTTGTATGGTCTGTAACATCTCATAACAGG gttATGTTCCGTACTGGTGTAACAACTCGTTCACCAGAAGGTGCAAAATGGACTTGCGTTTCAGTTCCCCCCGGTTGTGAAGTTTGTCAATTAAGTGTAGGTCCAACGGGATTAGTTTGGGCAGCTCTTTTAGATGGTCGAGCTTTAGTACGAATTGGGGTTACTCGAGAATGTTTATCGGGAAATGTATGGGTTGAAACTCGTGGTCCATCGGACGGTTTAAGAATAATGCAAATTTCGGTTGGGGTTTGCTGCGTTTGGGCAGTAACTCATGATAAACAAGTTTGGTTTCGAAAGGGTGTTAAAGCAGACGGTGCTGTAATTAGTGAGGAAAATGCCGTTGGTTGTGGTTGGGTTGAAATGGTGGGGAAAATGTCATCGGTTTCGGTTGCGGCTAACGATCAAGTGTTAGCTGTTGGGGCTGATGATCGAGCTGTGTATTTTCGAACGGGAATAACAGGAGGAGATTTAACTGGGAAAAAATGGAAAAGTTTACATGCTCCTTTACAAGTTAGCAGAGCAAGTAGTAACGCAAGTTTAAATCGAGATCGATTAAGTAATAGCACTAAAAGTACTTCATCTTTG AATCGTCCTCATAGTCTTTGCGACACAACATTAGGCGACATAACTGATCAAAGCCATTCAGCGCCAACATCTCTTCCTGTTGGTGATATGAGCAATAAATTTGAGACTCAATTAAAAAATCCGAGAGCTTGGAGTCCTGTTCGTTCTGTTGGATCAATCGTTGGCACTGAAGTTCATCCCGAGTCTGATGAAAGTTTGTTTAGCGATAAAGCCGATTCGTGCATTTTTGCTGAAGATGAAGAACTGGGTTGGGCTGAGTATGAAGCTCCTTGGTCTTTCGTAGCGGCCGGGGCTTGTACATTAGACTTAAACCAGCTCCCAAATTGGTTCGCCGAACAAGGAAACGCTCAACACGCCGAATTGGAACAACCATGgcgattaaaaattcttgaagaTTTACGATTGAGGCTTGACCCCGATGATCAACGATTTAACGATTATCCTTTGGCTGTTGATACTTCCTCTTGGGTGCACACCGGTGAAGCTAGGGTTAATTTGAATGGTAATACCTTCGTCGATTGCGTTGTTCAATTGGAATGGGTTCATACTTCAGGAactttaactattttaaattcCGATGGAGCAACGACAATG CATCAATTTAGCTTAAATGAAATAACTTGCGTTCAATCTTGTAGTGAACCTGGATGCCCAAGATTATCTATTCACACTCCTAATTTAACCATTCCAATTGTTAGGTTACAGTTTGGTACAGATGCTCAAATGGAGGAGTTACAAGCTCATTTTACAACTGTTTGTAGCGAGGTTCATTTAACAAGag ggAAAGCAAGTTCTTTAAGTGTTTGGGCTGTAACAACATTAGGTGATATATTTGTTTACGACGCAAAAGATACTATAATCCAACACGGAAGTTATGAACTCGATTATGAATTAACAGGAAAACAGTTACCTTTAGAAATCCCCTTACACACAAGTTGCGTACCGGAAacggtaataataataaacggCTGTCTACAAGATGATATAACCCGATTCGCTATAAATTTAGATGCTTATCCAAGTTTTCGATcgaaacacaaaaattacaccgaattggaaaattgttgtttacattttaatccGCGGTTTGAAAATGGTAATCCGACAGTGGTTAGAAATAGTATGATTGATGGGAAATGGGGTGAAGAAGAAAGAGTTGGGATCACGCCATTTATGCCAGGACAAGAAttcgaattaaaaattgaagtgAACGTTGAAGATTACGTTATTTATGTCGATGGGGAACGATTTTGCGGTTACAGGCATCGCTTACCTGTTGGAAGTTGTACTTCTATCTCATTTTGGGGTCAAATAACtttagaaaaaatgaaaatttcgaCACCAAAACCAatcgtaaatttaaaagatatatATTGGAGGCAGTTTGGGGGACATTTACGTCGCGTTGAAACTTGTAAAGCAGGCGTAACCTGGGGGATTGGTTATGATCACACCTGTTGGGTTTACAACGGAGGTTTCGGTGGAAATTTCGCCGGAACTTTAAACAGTAATAATTTACGAGCTATGGCGGATACTCAAGATTATCGCGTTTACGAGAATCAACGTTGGAATCCCGTTACGGGGTACACATCAGCTGGATTACCAACGGATCGTTACATGTGGAGTGACGTAACGGGGAAACAAAGACGTACAAAAGATCaagttaaattattatcagTCCATTGGCAATGGGTTAGCGATTGGTTGGTGGATTTTCATGTACCCGGTGGTGCTGATAAAGAAGGATGGCAATATGCTGTTGATTTTCCAGCTAGTTATCACGCACATAAACATTTTACTGATTATGTAAGAAGGAGAAGATGGTATAGAAGATGTGCAATTGGTACAACAGGGCCATGGCAAGATTTGGGACATACTAAATTGTTGGATGTTTCATTTTGTACTGTTCATGAAGGATTAATCACTGTTTGGGCTCTAGCTACTGGGGGACAAGCTATGATTAGAACTGAAGTTTCCATTTCAAATCCAACC GGTAATAAATGGGAGCACGTAAATTCAGACAAATCATTAACAAGTATTAGTTGTGGTCCATTTAATAATGTTTGGGCAACAGCATCAAATGGAAGCGTTTTTGTTCGACACGGTATAACGATGGATTTAATACAAGGAGTTAAATGGATTTGTATTGAACCACCACCTGGTAATCCATTAAAAGAAATATCTGTAAATCAAATTGGAGTTTGGGCGGTCTCTGATAAAGGAAAGTTATACGTGCGTAAAGATATTTCATATTCATGGCCAGAAGGAAGCGTTTGGCATTGCATCGAGGTCGATCCACTAATATCAG GTTCAACTCCTTTATCTACAAAATTTAAGCACGTTAGTGTTGCTGTAGATGAAGTCTGGGCTACAACTGATGGTGGCTTAGTATTGAGGAGATTGGGAATTTGTGAACAAAATTGTATTGGAACTGGTTGGGACATCGGGATTAac GGTAATTTCCAACAGATCAGTGTAAGAgcattaacataa
- the LOC111414715 gene encoding tectonin beta-propeller repeat-containing protein isoform X2, with protein MPTSLLFGINNEGRVHTLSTSGSMWRELTYVGQEFKKLSAVPHFLWALGGDHQIYVYVHGLDVPIKVREESYENERWIPIEGFSSRLLPTDRYHFSNIDGTIDRSTDKIRLPSMAWQWEGEWQLELTLDGQPLDHNGWMYAVDFPANYYPKKQWKSCVRRRLWVRTRRYAAMNSWCAIAPLHKDATEPFIDISIGGQFVAGAEIGTMLVWSVTSHNRVMFRTGVTTRSPEGAKWTCVSVPPGCEVCQLSVGPTGLVWAALLDGRALVRIGVTRECLSGNVWVETRGPSDGLRIMQISVGVCCVWAVTHDKQVWFRKGVKADGAVISEENAVGCGWVEMVGKMSSVSVAANDQVLAVGADDRAVYFRTGITGGDLTGKKWKSLHAPLQVSRASSNASLNRDRLSNSTKSTSSLNRPHSLCDTTLGDITDQSHSAPTSLPVGDMSNKFETQLKNPRAWSPVRSVGSIVGTEVHPESDESLFSDKADSCIFAEDEELGWAEYEAPWSFVAAGACTLDLNQLPNWFAEQGNAQHAELEQPWRLKILEDLRLRLDPDDQRFNDYPLAVDTSSWVHTGEARVNLNGNTFVDCVVQLEWVHTSGTLTILNSDGATTMHQFSLNEITCVQSCSEPGCPRLSIHTPNLTIPIVRLQFGTDAQMEELQAHFTTVCSEVHLTRGKASSLSVWAVTTLGDIFVYDAKDTIIQHGSYELDYELTGKQLPLEIPLHTSCVPETVIIINGCLQDDITRFAINLDAYPSFRSKHKNYTELENCCLHFNPRFENGNPTVVRNSMIDGKWGEEERVGITPFMPGQEFELKIEVNVEDYVIYVDGERFCGYRHRLPVGSCTSISFWGQITLEKMKISTPKPIVNLKDIYWRQFGGHLRRVETCKAGVTWGIGYDHTCWVYNGGFGGNFAGTLNSNNLRAMADTQDYRVYENQRWNPVTGYTSAGLPTDRYMWSDVTGKQRRTKDQVKLLSVHWQWVSDWLVDFHVPGGADKEGWQYAVDFPASYHAHKHFTDYVRRRRWYRRCAIGTTGPWQDLGHTKLLDVSFCTVHEGLITVWALATGGQAMIRTEVSISNPTGNKWEHVNSDKSLTSISCGPFNNVWATASNGSVFVRHGITMDLIQGVKWICIEPPPGNPLKEISVNQIGVWAVSDKGKLYVRKDISYSWPEGSVWHCIEVDPLISVGSTPLSTKFKHVSVAVDEVWATTDGGLVLRRLGICEQNCIGTGWDIGINGNFQQISVRALT; from the exons ATGCCTACTTCTTTACTTTTTGGGATAAATAATGAGGGAAGAGTCCATACATTATCTACATCGGGGTCTATGTGGAGGGAGTTAACTTACGTAGGTCaggaatttaaaaagttatctGCAGTACCCCATTTTTTATGGGCACTTGGTGGTGATCATCAAATATATGTTTATGTTCATGGTTTGGATGTCCCTATTAAAGTTAGAgaagaaagttatgaaaatGAA AGATGGATCCCCATCGAAGGTTTTTCATCAAGACTTCTCCCCACTGATCGTTACCACTTTTCCAACATTGATGGTACAATTGATCGATCAACTGATAAAATTAGATTACCATCAATGGCATGGCAGTGGGAAGGCGAATGGCAACTAGAACTTACTTTGGACGGTCAGCCTTTAGATCACAATGGATGGATGTATGCCGTTGATTTTCCTGCTAATTATTACCCAAAAAAACAATGGAAATCTTGTGTTAGAAGAAGATTGTGGGTGAGAACACGTCGATATGCTGCTATGAATTCATGGTGTGCCATTGCTCCTTTACATAAAGATGCTACA gaaccttttattgatatttcaaTTGGAGGACAATTTGTAGCAGGAGCTGAAATAGGAACTATGCTTGTATGGTCTGTAACATCTCATAACAGG gttATGTTCCGTACTGGTGTAACAACTCGTTCACCAGAAGGTGCAAAATGGACTTGCGTTTCAGTTCCCCCCGGTTGTGAAGTTTGTCAATTAAGTGTAGGTCCAACGGGATTAGTTTGGGCAGCTCTTTTAGATGGTCGAGCTTTAGTACGAATTGGGGTTACTCGAGAATGTTTATCGGGAAATGTATGGGTTGAAACTCGTGGTCCATCGGACGGTTTAAGAATAATGCAAATTTCGGTTGGGGTTTGCTGCGTTTGGGCAGTAACTCATGATAAACAAGTTTGGTTTCGAAAGGGTGTTAAAGCAGACGGTGCTGTAATTAGTGAGGAAAATGCCGTTGGTTGTGGTTGGGTTGAAATGGTGGGGAAAATGTCATCGGTTTCGGTTGCGGCTAACGATCAAGTGTTAGCTGTTGGGGCTGATGATCGAGCTGTGTATTTTCGAACGGGAATAACAGGAGGAGATTTAACTGGGAAAAAATGGAAAAGTTTACATGCTCCTTTACAAGTTAGCAGAGCAAGTAGTAACGCAAGTTTAAATCGAGATCGATTAAGTAATAGCACTAAAAGTACTTCATCTTTG AATCGTCCTCATAGTCTTTGCGACACAACATTAGGCGACATAACTGATCAAAGCCATTCAGCGCCAACATCTCTTCCTGTTGGTGATATGAGCAATAAATTTGAGACTCAATTAAAAAATCCGAGAGCTTGGAGTCCTGTTCGTTCTGTTGGATCAATCGTTGGCACTGAAGTTCATCCCGAGTCTGATGAAAGTTTGTTTAGCGATAAAGCCGATTCGTGCATTTTTGCTGAAGATGAAGAACTGGGTTGGGCTGAGTATGAAGCTCCTTGGTCTTTCGTAGCGGCCGGGGCTTGTACATTAGACTTAAACCAGCTCCCAAATTGGTTCGCCGAACAAGGAAACGCTCAACACGCCGAATTGGAACAACCATGgcgattaaaaattcttgaagaTTTACGATTGAGGCTTGACCCCGATGATCAACGATTTAACGATTATCCTTTGGCTGTTGATACTTCCTCTTGGGTGCACACCGGTGAAGCTAGGGTTAATTTGAATGGTAATACCTTCGTCGATTGCGTTGTTCAATTGGAATGGGTTCATACTTCAGGAactttaactattttaaattcCGATGGAGCAACGACAATG CATCAATTTAGCTTAAATGAAATAACTTGCGTTCAATCTTGTAGTGAACCTGGATGCCCAAGATTATCTATTCACACTCCTAATTTAACCATTCCAATTGTTAGGTTACAGTTTGGTACAGATGCTCAAATGGAGGAGTTACAAGCTCATTTTACAACTGTTTGTAGCGAGGTTCATTTAACAAGag ggAAAGCAAGTTCTTTAAGTGTTTGGGCTGTAACAACATTAGGTGATATATTTGTTTACGACGCAAAAGATACTATAATCCAACACGGAAGTTATGAACTCGATTATGAATTAACAGGAAAACAGTTACCTTTAGAAATCCCCTTACACACAAGTTGCGTACCGGAAacggtaataataataaacggCTGTCTACAAGATGATATAACCCGATTCGCTATAAATTTAGATGCTTATCCAAGTTTTCGATcgaaacacaaaaattacaccgaattggaaaattgttgtttacattttaatccGCGGTTTGAAAATGGTAATCCGACAGTGGTTAGAAATAGTATGATTGATGGGAAATGGGGTGAAGAAGAAAGAGTTGGGATCACGCCATTTATGCCAGGACAAGAAttcgaattaaaaattgaagtgAACGTTGAAGATTACGTTATTTATGTCGATGGGGAACGATTTTGCGGTTACAGGCATCGCTTACCTGTTGGAAGTTGTACTTCTATCTCATTTTGGGGTCAAATAACtttagaaaaaatgaaaatttcgaCACCAAAACCAatcgtaaatttaaaagatatatATTGGAGGCAGTTTGGGGGACATTTACGTCGCGTTGAAACTTGTAAAGCAGGCGTAACCTGGGGGATTGGTTATGATCACACCTGTTGGGTTTACAACGGAGGTTTCGGTGGAAATTTCGCCGGAACTTTAAACAGTAATAATTTACGAGCTATGGCGGATACTCAAGATTATCGCGTTTACGAGAATCAACGTTGGAATCCCGTTACGGGGTACACATCAGCTGGATTACCAACGGATCGTTACATGTGGAGTGACGTAACGGGGAAACAAAGACGTACAAAAGATCaagttaaattattatcagTCCATTGGCAATGGGTTAGCGATTGGTTGGTGGATTTTCATGTACCCGGTGGTGCTGATAAAGAAGGATGGCAATATGCTGTTGATTTTCCAGCTAGTTATCACGCACATAAACATTTTACTGATTATGTAAGAAGGAGAAGATGGTATAGAAGATGTGCAATTGGTACAACAGGGCCATGGCAAGATTTGGGACATACTAAATTGTTGGATGTTTCATTTTGTACTGTTCATGAAGGATTAATCACTGTTTGGGCTCTAGCTACTGGGGGACAAGCTATGATTAGAACTGAAGTTTCCATTTCAAATCCAACC GGTAATAAATGGGAGCACGTAAATTCAGACAAATCATTAACAAGTATTAGTTGTGGTCCATTTAATAATGTTTGGGCAACAGCATCAAATGGAAGCGTTTTTGTTCGACACGGTATAACGATGGATTTAATACAAGGAGTTAAATGGATTTGTATTGAACCACCACCTGGTAATCCATTAAAAGAAATATCTGTAAATCAAATTGGAGTTTGGGCGGTCTCTGATAAAGGAAAGTTATACGTGCGTAAAGATATTTCATATTCATGGCCAGAAGGAAGCGTTTGGCATTGCATCGAGGTCGATCCACTAATATCAG TAGGTTCAACTCCTTTATCTACAAAATTTAAGCACGTTAGTGTTGCTGTAGATGAAGTCTGGGCTACAACTGATGGTGGCTTAGTATTGAGGAGATTGGGAATTTGTGAACAAAATTGTATTGGAACTGGTTGGGACATCGGGATTAac GGTAATTTCCAACAGATCAGTGTAAGAgcattaacataa